A portion of the Hoylesella buccalis ATCC 35310 genome contains these proteins:
- a CDS encoding ABC transporter permease, with product MRDILTEIWATARRNKLRTTLTGFAVAWGIFMLIFLLGAGNGLINATQQNSHRYLNTSMVIFGGQTSKAHKGLKEGRRIELNDRDMEITEERFSDNVEEVGAELDHGNTTMSHGKEYTAANISGVYPNDYIINKRDMIYGRFINKIDIRDRRKSIVISDDMAKELSPTGNVADMLGKIVRIEDLAFHIVGIYQVDKSMMGTDAFIPFTTYRTIYNVGDKTGNIVFSFKGLETEQQNEAFEQRYRANLNGNHGAAPDDEEAVWIWNRFTQAMQMNTGMGMLRTALWIVGIFTLLSGIVGVSNIMLITVKERTHEFGIRKAIGATPWSILRLIIIESIIITTFFGYIGMVLGIAANEYMNATIGNMKVDSGMFTTTMFVNPTVGLDVCINATLLMVVAGTIAGLIPARKAARVRPIEALRAE from the coding sequence ATGAGAGACATCTTAACAGAAATATGGGCGACCGCACGACGCAATAAATTGCGCACTACCCTCACTGGATTTGCCGTTGCGTGGGGTATCTTCATGCTCATATTTCTGTTGGGAGCAGGCAACGGACTGATTAATGCCACGCAACAGAACTCGCATAGATACCTCAATACCTCCATGGTGATATTTGGTGGACAAACTTCAAAGGCACACAAAGGACTAAAGGAGGGGCGCAGGATAGAGTTGAACGACCGTGATATGGAAATCACCGAAGAGCGTTTCAGCGACAATGTGGAAGAGGTAGGTGCCGAACTTGACCATGGCAACACTACCATGAGCCATGGAAAAGAGTACACTGCCGCTAACATCAGTGGCGTATATCCCAACGATTACATCATCAACAAGCGTGATATGATCTATGGGAGATTTATTAATAAGATAGATATCAGAGACCGCAGGAAGTCGATTGTTATCAGTGATGACATGGCAAAGGAGCTTTCACCCACGGGAAACGTGGCAGATATGCTGGGAAAAATCGTGAGGATAGAAGACTTGGCGTTTCACATTGTGGGTATTTATCAAGTAGACAAAAGCATGATGGGTACCGATGCGTTCATCCCTTTCACTACCTATCGCACTATATATAATGTGGGTGACAAGACAGGCAACATCGTTTTCTCATTCAAAGGCTTGGAGACAGAACAGCAAAACGAAGCTTTCGAGCAGCGTTACCGTGCCAATCTCAACGGCAATCACGGTGCTGCGCCCGATGATGAGGAGGCGGTTTGGATATGGAACCGATTCACGCAAGCCATGCAGATGAACACAGGAATGGGCATGTTGCGCACGGCATTATGGATAGTGGGCATCTTTACCCTGCTCAGTGGCATCGTCGGAGTTTCCAACATCATGCTCATCACGGTGAAAGAACGCACCCACGAGTTCGGTATCCGCAAGGCTATCGGTGCCACACCATGGTCTATTCTGCGGCTCATCATCATTGAGAGCATCATCATCACCACCTTTTTCGGATACATCGGCATGGTGTTAGGCATTGCAGCCAATGAATACATGAATGCCACCATTGGCAACATGAAGGTTGATTCGGGCATGTTTACCACCACCATGTTTGTTAATCCCACCGTTGGACTTGACGTTTGTATCAACGCCACGCTACTGATGGTGGTGGCAGGCACTATCGCTGGACTCATACCTGCACGCAAGGCGGCACGCGTAAGACCCATTGAAGCACTAAGAGCAGAATAA
- a CDS encoding ABC transporter ATP-binding protein: protein MNIRQWFKIPTPKYSARVIFKWLWRAWRGNQLQAILNAAIGLLSVVVSLAQVWAVQHAIDVASGHAEGSIYWSVGVMALLILCGFALRICSIWVRNILGIKAQNRMQQRMLDRILRSEWTGKESHHSGDVLNRLEQDVGTVVSFLTETIPNTISVVAMFVGAFLYLFSMDKVLAFVIVGIIPVFVLLSKLYIGQMRRLTRQVRDSDSKVQSVLQETIQHRMLIKTLESDSVMVDRLESTQSELRHRVVKRTAFSVVSNFILNAGFSVGYLIAFLWAALRMADQTLTFGGMTAFLQLVNRIQGPARDLTRLAPVFVGVFTAAERLMELEENPLEEQGDPIPLTAPCGVRLEHITYAYDDGDSNVIEQLDFDFYPGSCTAVLGETGAGKTTLIRLILALLHPNEGKVILYNQQEQKELSPLMRCNFVYVPQGNTLMSGTIRDNLRLGKLNATEEEIKAALEMSCASFVMELPDGLDTVCTEAGGGLSEGQAQRISIARALLRNRPIMLFDEATSALDPETERQLLHNILSNHDKTVIFITHRPAVVDYCDQTLHLQKQ from the coding sequence ATGAACATCCGACAATGGTTTAAGATACCTACCCCCAAATATTCCGCCAGGGTTATTTTCAAATGGCTTTGGCGTGCTTGGCGTGGCAATCAGTTGCAAGCTATCCTCAATGCCGCCATTGGTTTGCTCTCCGTAGTGGTGAGCTTAGCACAAGTGTGGGCGGTACAGCATGCCATTGACGTGGCGTCTGGACACGCTGAAGGGTCTATCTACTGGTCTGTAGGGGTGATGGCACTGCTCATTCTTTGCGGATTCGCCCTGCGCATCTGTTCCATTTGGGTGCGCAACATCTTGGGCATCAAGGCGCAAAACCGTATGCAGCAACGCATGCTCGACCGTATTTTGCGGTCGGAATGGACGGGAAAAGAGTCGCATCACTCAGGCGATGTTCTCAATAGATTAGAGCAGGATGTAGGCACGGTGGTAAGTTTTCTAACCGAAACTATTCCTAATACCATTTCGGTAGTGGCAATGTTTGTGGGCGCTTTCCTGTATCTTTTTTCTATGGACAAAGTACTTGCCTTCGTCATCGTAGGCATTATTCCTGTGTTTGTGCTGTTAAGTAAGCTGTATATTGGACAGATGCGAAGGCTCACCCGACAGGTACGCGACTCGGATAGCAAGGTGCAAAGTGTGCTGCAAGAGACCATTCAGCACCGTATGCTCATCAAGACTTTGGAGAGCGACAGTGTGATGGTGGATCGATTGGAAAGCACACAGAGCGAACTTCGGCATCGGGTGGTAAAGCGAACGGCATTTAGTGTGGTATCAAACTTTATCTTGAACGCAGGATTCTCTGTGGGTTATCTCATTGCTTTCTTATGGGCAGCCTTGCGAATGGCTGACCAAACGCTGACTTTCGGAGGCATGACAGCGTTCTTGCAATTAGTAAATCGTATCCAAGGACCAGCGCGCGACCTCACTCGCTTAGCACCTGTGTTTGTCGGAGTCTTTACGGCCGCCGAGCGATTGATGGAACTTGAGGAGAATCCTTTGGAGGAACAAGGCGACCCTATCCCTCTAACGGCACCGTGTGGAGTGCGCTTGGAACACATTACCTACGCATACGACGATGGCGACAGTAATGTGATTGAGCAGTTAGATTTTGATTTTTACCCTGGTTCGTGCACGGCTGTCTTGGGCGAAACGGGCGCAGGAAAGACCACACTGATACGACTCATCTTGGCTCTGTTGCACCCCAATGAGGGGAAAGTCATCCTATACAATCAACAAGAGCAAAAGGAATTGTCGCCCCTGATGCGCTGCAACTTTGTGTATGTGCCACAAGGAAACACGCTGATGAGTGGCACGATTCGCGACAACTTGCGATTGGGCAAGCTCAACGCTACGGAAGAGGAAATAAAAGCGGCATTGGAAATGAGTTGCGCCTCGTTTGTTATGGAGCTTCCTGACGGCTTAGACACCGTTTGTACGGAAGCAGGAGGCGGATTAAGCGAAGGACAGGCACAGCGTATCAGCATTGCCCGAGCCTTGTTGCGCAACCGTCCAATCATGCTGTTCGATGAGGCTACCAGTGCTTTAGACCCCGAGACGGAGCGACAGCTCTTGCATAACATTCTCTCTAATCACGACAAAACCGTGATATTCATTACTCACAGACCTGCCGTAGTAGACTACTGCGACCAAACGTTACATCTACAAAAACAATAA
- a CDS encoding DUF1735 and LamG domain-containing protein: MKNKHICRSLLMGGLALLLGACNNESENDLLAEKVYFESSEYQVTMKEEKDVMDVNITSRLSNLLSSDVNVSYEVAEESLVKEYNAKHGTGYLPFNAQNAKINTPQAVIEAGATHAKPVVLTLSGLNSLEAGKSYILPVRVKSSSVPTVAGEDIEYVILAKPILINKVGTFTSHYISVKFPAGTFFKSFTYEALVYSSGWGSNNTIMGCEGIMILRVGDEGGGISRGILQIAGNQHYESPDKLPANQWCHVAITYDQPSGKTVLYLNGAKWAESTWNIAGFDPNKDVGFNIGKLAGFPWGERPFRGYMSEMRVWSVARTEKQIKQFMLGVDPKSDGLELYYKLDGSEKVEGNIIKDAAKNLDGKTNGINITTLDEPISIK; encoded by the coding sequence ATGAAAAACAAACATATATGCCGTTCTCTTTTAATGGGAGGGTTAGCCCTCTTGTTAGGAGCATGCAATAATGAGAGCGAAAATGATTTGCTCGCTGAAAAGGTTTACTTCGAGAGCAGTGAATATCAGGTAACGATGAAAGAAGAAAAAGATGTGATGGATGTAAATATCACCTCTCGTCTTAGTAATCTTCTGTCGTCGGATGTGAATGTATCGTATGAGGTAGCAGAAGAGTCATTGGTAAAAGAGTATAATGCGAAGCATGGTACTGGCTATTTACCGTTCAATGCACAAAATGCGAAAATAAACACACCGCAAGCTGTGATTGAAGCAGGTGCTACGCACGCCAAACCTGTAGTGCTTACCCTGTCTGGATTGAATAGTCTTGAAGCAGGAAAGTCTTATATCTTGCCTGTTCGAGTGAAATCAAGTAGTGTTCCAACAGTTGCTGGTGAGGATATAGAATATGTTATTTTAGCAAAACCAATCTTAATTAACAAGGTAGGCACGTTTACAAGTCACTATATTTCTGTAAAATTCCCAGCAGGAACTTTCTTTAAATCGTTTACCTATGAGGCTTTAGTTTATTCTTCTGGCTGGGGATCTAATAATACCATCATGGGTTGCGAAGGTATCATGATATTACGCGTTGGTGACGAAGGCGGCGGCATTAGTAGAGGTATTTTGCAAATTGCAGGAAACCAGCATTATGAATCGCCTGACAAGCTGCCCGCTAACCAGTGGTGTCATGTCGCCATTACTTACGATCAGCCTTCTGGAAAAACAGTTCTGTACTTGAATGGTGCCAAATGGGCAGAGTCTACTTGGAACATTGCTGGCTTCGATCCTAATAAGGATGTCGGCTTTAACATTGGTAAACTGGCAGGATTCCCATGGGGAGAACGTCCATTCCGTGGTTATATGAGCGAAATGAGAGTATGGAGCGTGGCCCGTACCGAGAAGCAAATCAAACAATTCATGTTAGGAGTTGATCCTAAGTCTGATGGACTTGAATTGTATTATAAGCTTGATGGCTCTGAGAAAGTAGAGGGCAATATTATCAAGGACGCAGCCAAAAACTTGGATGGTAAGACAAACGGTATTAATATCACTACCTTAGATGAACCTATCTCCATCAAATAA
- a CDS encoding glycoside hydrolase family 18 codes for MKRFKYHQLFLALAIGMFMTSCSDMVEPEAKEFDHVGGYNTMNNAKSEQYYADLRAYKKTANNYGRPVAFGWYSNWSPAGTYRRGYLSSMPDSMDIVSMWSGAPNRFEITPAQKADKEFVQKVKGTKLLEVTLLSYIGKGRTPDYVYHEVEKKAEQEGWNKDEARLNEAKKQARWKFWGYNGVRGSESHKQALAKFAKALCDSLVANDWDGYDIDWEIGSGVFDMDGTLETNEDLIYLIKEMNKYIGPKSDPEGNGHKLICIDGQFHGLTKALDGYVDYWIAQSYGWVPSLDYYDFDTKKLIITENFESNFSSGGKLLKQAALMPTNGCKGGVGAYRFDNDYDNTPNYKWMRQAIQINQKVYNEWKANQKKK; via the coding sequence ATGAAACGTTTTAAATATCATCAACTATTTCTCGCTCTTGCGATAGGAATGTTCATGACCTCCTGTAGTGATATGGTAGAACCCGAAGCAAAAGAGTTTGACCATGTGGGTGGTTATAACACCATGAACAACGCAAAGAGCGAACAATATTATGCTGATTTAAGAGCTTATAAGAAAACGGCTAATAATTATGGTCGTCCTGTAGCATTTGGTTGGTATTCTAACTGGTCGCCAGCAGGCACTTACCGTAGAGGCTACCTTAGTTCAATGCCAGACAGTATGGACATTGTATCTATGTGGAGTGGTGCCCCAAACAGATTTGAAATCACACCTGCACAGAAGGCTGACAAAGAATTTGTGCAAAAAGTGAAAGGAACCAAACTGCTGGAGGTAACCCTACTTTCTTATATCGGAAAAGGTAGAACTCCTGATTATGTATACCACGAAGTAGAGAAAAAAGCAGAACAAGAAGGCTGGAACAAAGACGAAGCGCGGCTGAACGAGGCAAAGAAACAGGCACGTTGGAAGTTCTGGGGCTACAATGGTGTACGTGGTTCAGAGAGCCATAAACAGGCGTTGGCAAAGTTTGCGAAAGCACTCTGCGACTCGTTGGTAGCTAACGATTGGGATGGTTATGACATCGACTGGGAAATTGGAAGTGGTGTCTTTGACATGGATGGAACTTTAGAAACCAATGAAGACTTAATTTATTTGATTAAGGAAATGAATAAGTATATTGGTCCTAAGAGTGACCCGGAGGGCAATGGCCACAAACTAATTTGTATTGACGGACAATTCCATGGTCTAACCAAAGCCTTGGATGGCTATGTTGATTATTGGATTGCACAATCGTATGGCTGGGTGCCCAGTTTGGATTACTATGATTTCGATACCAAAAAACTGATTATCACAGAGAATTTTGAATCCAACTTTAGTAGTGGTGGTAAGCTATTGAAGCAGGCAGCCTTGATGCCAACCAACGGATGTAAAGGAGGTGTAGGTGCTTATCGTTTTGACAACGACTATGACAATACGCCTAATTACAAGTGGATGCGCCAAGCTATTCAGATTAACCAGAAGGTTTATAATGAATGGAAAGCTAACCAAAAGAAAAAGTAA
- a CDS encoding RagB/SusD family nutrient uptake outer membrane protein, whose product MKFLRYKQYMIGLLALSLFASCDFEKINTNEFEMLPEEGKMDGISVGGPITALQKCVVPVGTQDDGTNVANEYQVAYHLAADCWSGYFAQNNNWNSGRNNLTYFLMDGWVSASYTSAYTKVIPLWQDIKIKTEKDFPEAYALAQILKVSTWHKATDMFGPIPYKEAGKGLISVPYNSQADVYKCMFEDLTNAIGVLTNALEHGTTKLLPNADAVYGGNVKKWIVYANSLMLRLAMRVYYADEAMSKKYVLQAVNNPYGVMQSKDDEAKMEKGAGLTFINNIEILSNQYNECRMGSSMQAYLGGYEDPRLPKYFTESEAYYAQELGQYGKYLAVPTGNIASQNDVFKMASRPNVTKTTATYWMRASEVYFLLAEAALHGISVNGTAEDLYRKGIAMSFEENGIPANEVDSYMNSGRTPMEYSLNMWRPNVNVSEPSVTNATVKWGGSNEEKLEKIMIQKWIALYPNGQEAWSEYRRTGYPKLHKVMANYSNGEVDTNIGIRRMRYPANRATSDEDKQNLDKARQMLRDGQDKAGTRLWWDNKNK is encoded by the coding sequence ATGAAATTTCTAAGATATAAACAATATATGATAGGTTTATTGGCTTTGTCACTGTTTGCTTCGTGCGACTTTGAGAAAATCAATACCAACGAGTTCGAGATGCTTCCCGAAGAAGGTAAAATGGACGGTATCTCTGTCGGTGGTCCTATAACAGCTTTGCAAAAGTGCGTAGTGCCTGTTGGCACACAAGACGATGGAACGAATGTTGCCAACGAATATCAAGTAGCTTATCATTTGGCTGCCGATTGTTGGAGTGGTTACTTTGCTCAAAACAACAACTGGAACAGCGGTCGTAACAACTTAACTTATTTCTTGATGGACGGTTGGGTATCGGCATCGTACACTTCGGCTTATACCAAAGTGATACCGTTGTGGCAAGACATCAAGATAAAGACCGAGAAAGATTTCCCAGAGGCTTATGCTTTGGCACAAATTCTTAAAGTATCTACTTGGCATAAGGCTACCGATATGTTCGGTCCAATTCCTTACAAAGAGGCAGGAAAAGGTCTTATTAGTGTGCCTTACAACAGTCAGGCAGACGTGTACAAATGTATGTTTGAAGATTTGACGAATGCCATTGGCGTGCTGACAAATGCTCTCGAGCATGGTACTACCAAATTGTTGCCCAATGCTGATGCCGTATATGGAGGCAATGTGAAGAAATGGATAGTTTATGCCAACTCTTTAATGCTTCGCTTGGCAATGCGTGTATATTATGCCGATGAGGCCATGTCAAAGAAGTATGTACTGCAAGCGGTGAACAATCCTTACGGTGTGATGCAGTCTAAGGACGATGAAGCCAAGATGGAAAAGGGTGCAGGACTTACCTTTATCAACAATATTGAGATTTTATCGAACCAATACAACGAGTGCCGCATGGGTTCTTCAATGCAGGCTTATTTAGGTGGATATGAAGATCCACGACTTCCTAAGTACTTTACAGAGTCTGAAGCTTATTACGCTCAGGAGTTGGGACAATACGGAAAATACCTGGCAGTGCCAACTGGTAATATAGCTTCGCAGAACGATGTGTTTAAAATGGCATCAAGACCTAATGTAACCAAGACAACCGCCACTTATTGGATGCGCGCATCTGAAGTGTATTTCCTTTTGGCGGAAGCAGCGTTACATGGCATTTCTGTCAACGGTACTGCTGAAGACTTGTATCGCAAGGGTATTGCCATGTCGTTCGAGGAGAATGGCATTCCTGCCAATGAGGTAGACAGCTATATGAACTCTGGTCGTACACCGATGGAGTATAGTCTGAACATGTGGCGTCCCAACGTAAATGTTTCTGAACCTTCTGTTACAAATGCTACCGTAAAATGGGGTGGCAGTAACGAAGAGAAGTTAGAGAAAATCATGATCCAAAAATGGATTGCATTATATCCTAACGGACAAGAAGCTTGGAGTGAATATCGTCGTACGGGCTATCCAAAGCTGCACAAGGTAATGGCGAATTACAGCAACGGTGAGGTTGATACCAATATCGGTATTCGCAGAATGCGTTACCCTGCCAATAGGGCTACATCTGATGAGGACAAGCAGAACTTGGACAAAGCGCGTCAGATGCTACGTGACGGACAGGATAAAGCTGGTACTCGCCTGTGGTGGGATAATAAGAATAAATAA
- a CDS encoding ABC transporter ATP-binding protein: MIHLKDINKTYFGAQPLHVLKGITLDIEEGEFVSIMGASGSGKSTLLNILGILDNYDSGEYVLSGTLIKNLSERRAAEYRNKMIGFIFQSFNLIGFKTAVENVELPLFYQGVSRKTRRQQALEYLDRLGLAQWADHYPNEMSGGQKQRVAIARALITKPQIILADEPTGALDSKTSVEVMQLLKSLNQDEHMTIVVVTHESGVANETNKIIHIKDGLIGRIEENLDHNSSPFGTGGIMK; encoded by the coding sequence ATGATACATCTCAAAGACATCAACAAGACCTATTTTGGCGCACAGCCCTTGCACGTTCTCAAGGGCATCACGCTTGACATAGAGGAAGGCGAATTTGTCTCTATCATGGGCGCATCGGGCTCGGGGAAGTCTACCTTATTAAATATATTAGGCATCCTCGACAATTATGACAGTGGCGAATATGTGCTGTCGGGTACGCTCATCAAGAACCTGAGCGAAAGGCGTGCCGCCGAATACCGCAACAAGATGATTGGCTTCATCTTTCAGTCGTTCAATCTCATTGGCTTCAAGACAGCGGTAGAAAACGTGGAGTTGCCCTTGTTCTACCAAGGAGTAAGTCGCAAAACACGCCGTCAGCAAGCCCTTGAATATCTTGACAGATTAGGATTGGCGCAATGGGCAGACCACTATCCTAACGAGATGTCGGGCGGACAGAAACAACGTGTTGCCATTGCCCGCGCGCTGATTACCAAACCACAGATTATCTTAGCCGACGAACCGACGGGAGCTTTGGACTCGAAAACCAGCGTGGAGGTGATGCAACTGCTCAAATCGCTCAACCAAGACGAACACATGACCATTGTCGTGGTAACGCACGAGAGCGGTGTCGCCAACGAGACAAACAAGATTATCCATATCAAGGACGGACTGATAGGACGCATTGAGGAGAATCTCGACCATAACTCAAGTCCGTTCGGGACAGGAGGTATCATGAAATAA
- a CDS encoding NAD kinase, whose amino-acid sequence MSEQKLRFALFGNEYQPEKTAFFLRIIEELQAYDAHVSIDSTFYDFLSQDVHFKSETVQRFEGQNFDADFVISVGGDGTFLKAARRVGIKQIPLIGVNTGRLGFLANILPSELKEAVADIYAHHYELERHSVIQLETNGEPLDINPYALNDIAILKRDNAAMITIRACVNDDYLVTYQADGLVIATPTGSTAYNLSNGGPIMVPSTSNLCLTPVAPHSLNIRPIVINDNNVITLTVESRSHNFLAAIDGRSTKLGEHTQLTIRKAPFATLFVKRFGQRYFSTLREKMMWGADTRG is encoded by the coding sequence ATGTCAGAACAGAAATTAAGATTTGCCCTTTTTGGCAACGAATACCAACCTGAGAAAACAGCCTTCTTCCTGCGAATTATCGAGGAGTTGCAGGCATACGATGCTCACGTGAGCATTGATAGCACGTTTTACGACTTTTTAAGCCAAGATGTTCATTTCAAATCGGAGACCGTACAGCGGTTTGAAGGACAAAACTTCGATGCCGATTTTGTGATTTCCGTGGGTGGAGACGGCACCTTTCTCAAGGCTGCCCGACGTGTGGGCATCAAACAAATTCCGCTGATAGGGGTGAATACTGGCAGACTCGGTTTTCTTGCCAACATCCTTCCAAGTGAGTTAAAGGAAGCCGTTGCTGACATTTACGCCCACCATTACGAGTTAGAGAGGCATTCGGTCATTCAATTAGAAACCAACGGAGAACCCTTAGACATCAACCCTTACGCCCTCAACGACATTGCAATCCTGAAGCGTGACAATGCGGCGATGATTACCATCCGTGCTTGCGTGAACGATGACTACTTGGTAACCTACCAAGCCGATGGTTTAGTAATTGCGACACCTACGGGTAGTACGGCATACAACTTGTCAAATGGCGGCCCAATTATGGTGCCATCGACCAGCAATTTGTGTCTCACACCTGTGGCTCCACACAGTCTGAACATTCGTCCTATCGTGATTAACGACAACAATGTCATTACCCTCACGGTAGAATCGCGCTCACACAACTTCCTCGCTGCCATTGACGGTCGCTCCACAAAGTTAGGTGAGCATACGCAACTGACTATTCGAAAAGCTCCTTTTGCAACCCTTTTCGTCAAACGATTTGGTCAACGTTACTTCTCAACCCTGCGTGAAAAGATGATGTGGGGGGCAGACACAAGGGGATAA
- a CDS encoding TlpA family protein disulfide reductase, translating to MKRIVFLTFCLFCTVATLLAQDDDAKYATQLLEVGTTAPTLSLPTINGETLSLNDFRGKYVVLEFWASWCPDCRKITPKVEELGAKYADHGVAFIHVSFDTKKEAWTQYVQQNWKNKQAYHVCNFEKMKESKVAKDFHIKWIPSFYLINPEGKIVMRTVMVEKIEKKLAELVQLSKPCCRLKAK from the coding sequence ATGAAAAGAATTGTATTTCTCACATTTTGCTTGTTCTGCACAGTTGCAACATTGTTGGCACAAGATGATGATGCCAAGTATGCCACTCAGCTTTTAGAGGTTGGAACGACAGCACCAACCCTTTCACTGCCCACCATCAACGGCGAGACCTTATCACTAAACGACTTCCGAGGGAAGTATGTAGTGTTGGAATTTTGGGCATCTTGGTGTCCCGATTGCCGAAAAATCACACCGAAAGTGGAAGAGTTGGGAGCAAAATATGCCGACCATGGCGTGGCTTTCATACACGTTTCGTTTGATACCAAGAAAGAGGCATGGACTCAGTATGTACAGCAAAATTGGAAAAACAAGCAAGCATACCATGTTTGTAACTTTGAGAAGATGAAAGAATCGAAAGTGGCAAAGGATTTTCACATCAAGTGGATTCCCTCCTTCTATCTTATCAATCCAGAAGGAAAGATTGTCATGAGAACGGTGATGGTGGAAAAAATCGAGAAAAAATTAGCCGAGCTGGTGCAACTTTCAAAGCCATGCTGTCGTCTAAAAGCCAAATGA